The region GCTCGGCTTGTCATTTTTAGCTTCCACTTATTTTTCAATTCACCCCGCTTTGAGTTTTTGGGGAAGCTACGGCCGGCAACAGGGTTTTTACAATTTTTTCCATTACTGGTTGTTTTTCATCCTTTTGGCTTTAAATTTGATGAGGGGTTGGCCAAGGGTGAAAAGAGCCGTGGAGGCATTGGTTTTTTCCTCAATTCCCGTCTGCTTCTACGGCCTGCTCCAATATTTCAATCTTGACCCCCTGGATTGGAAAGAAAAAGTCACTTATATCGGCCGTATTTTCTCTACCCTGGGCCAGCCTAATTTTTTTGGCCAATATTTAATCATAGTTATTCCCCTTACCGTCTTCAGCTTAATTTTTTTAAAGCGACGTTTTCTTAGCCGTTTTTTATTGGTTATTCTGGCGGTTGCCCAGTTAACCTGCTTGATTTTTACCTATAACCGTTCGGCCTGGCTGGGTTTAGCGGCCGGCGCGGCGCTATTTCCCGTTTTGATTTTATTCGCGAAAAAAAAGGAAAAAATAGCCTGGAGTTTAGTCGGTCTGGGCTTGTTCGGAGTTATCGCCATAGCCTGCCTTAACATTTTTTATTTTAAGGGCAGCGTTTTGCTGGAGCCGGGAGAAATAAATATAGCAAATAGGGTGGAAAGCATTTTTGATTTTAAAAGCGGCTCAAACAAGATCAGGCTTTATTATTGGCAAGCGTCTTGGGAGATTTTTAAAAAAGGCGGCTGGCAGCGGAAACTCTTCGGCTACGGGCCGGAAGTTCTGCCCGATATTTTTGTTGAATATTATCGGCCGGAATGGGGGATATTTGAAAAAATAAATACTTTTCCGGATCGCGCCCATAATGCCTTTTTTGATACGGTTTTACAATTTGGCCTAATCGGCCTGCTTGCCTTCGCTCTCTTTGTCGGCTATATTTTAGCGGCCGCTTTTGAATATTTAAGAAGACCTTCCTTGGCCAAAGAATTTTGGCTGATTATTTTTATTTTGGCCGCCTTGGCCGGTTATTTTATCAATAGTCTTTTAAGTTTTTCTTTAACGGTTGGCTATATTTGTTTTTATTTTATGCTCGCCCTTTTGGCGGTTATTGTTTTTTCCGATTCTTCCTCCGGCCGCGCAGAAGAAGAAAGAAGCCGATTTTTCAGGCCGGTTTCTTTGGCCCTAATCTGGCTGGCCATGTTTTTTTTAGGCGTTATTTTGGTTTATTATTATAATATCAACGCCTGGCGGGCCGATTACTACTATATGAAAGTAAAAAAAGCGGAGGCAAAAAAAGATTGCCGCCAAATTTTGGATAATATGGAGAAAACCGTTTTTTTAAATCCGATAAGCACTTTTTACAAAGAGCGCTATATTTACCACAATCTGAATTGTTTTGAGGCCGTAGAGTCGGAAGAAAGCCGGCGCGACCTGTATGATAATGTCATGAGCATGGCTAATTCCGTCGGTCCCCGGGAATACGGGTTTTACACCTGGACTCATATCGCCCACGCCAAATCCCTGTTTGGTTATTATATTGACCCGGTTTACTACGGGGCGGCGGAAGAAGATTATAAGCGCTTGATCAAAACAAATCCCTTTGTCACTACCGCCTATGAGGACTTGGGAAGAATGAAGCTTTGGCAGGAAGATTATGAGGCAGCAATGGCTAATTTTTCCAAAGCCGTTGGCGCCCTTCCCTCTTTAGACAGCCCCTACCTTAATAGTGAGCACAGGAGAGAATTAGAATCGGAGCAAGCGCGCCTTTTTGAGATGATGGGGATGGCTTTCGCTTATAAAGAAGACTGGGACATGGCCATAGATTATTATTGGCAGGGGCTGAAACTCAATCCCTTTTATTTGCGTCTTTACAAAAAAGTGGCTGATGCCTACTATAGCCAGGGAGACATAGACAGGGCTATTTGGTATAATAAAAGGGGTTATATGCTTAATACGGAGGATTATTCCTGGCCGCTGGCTTTATCCCTCCTCTATAAAGAAAGAGGCGATATGGTTGAGGCGTCAAAATATATTGATGAGGCCGCGAGCCTTAATGCGGACAGTGAATTTATTATGGAATTAAAAAAAGAGATAGAACCATAAAATATGGGAAAAAAAATTAATTTAGGCTGCGGAGAAAAAAGAATTGACGGTTTTTTGGGCGTAGACAGGCTTAAAACTCCGGCGGTTGATGTTATTCACGATTTGAATAAATTTCCTTACCCTTTCGCCGATAACTCCGCGCAAGAAATTTTAATGGATAATGTTTTGGAGCACCTGGAGGATACCGTGAGAGTCATGGAGGAAATTTTTAGGATTTGCCAGCC is a window of Patescibacteria group bacterium DNA encoding:
- a CDS encoding O-antigen ligase family protein translates to MSNKIAKICDYLGEISLLGIIFFTPVYFAFVQENYNVFELNKAVIFRILLTISLLAFAAKIFIKGTGHRRFPRKLFLLLALLGLSFLASTYFSIHPALSFWGSYGRQQGFYNFFHYWLFFILLALNLMRGWPRVKRAVEALVFSSIPVCFYGLLQYFNLDPLDWKEKVTYIGRIFSTLGQPNFFGQYLIIVIPLTVFSLIFLKRRFLSRFLLVILAVAQLTCLIFTYNRSAWLGLAAGAALFPVLILFAKKKEKIAWSLVGLGLFGVIAIACLNIFYFKGSVLLEPGEINIANRVESIFDFKSGSNKIRLYYWQASWEIFKKGGWQRKLFGYGPEVLPDIFVEYYRPEWGIFEKINTFPDRAHNAFFDTVLQFGLIGLLAFALFVGYILAAAFEYLRRPSLAKEFWLIIFILAALAGYFINSLLSFSLTVGYICFYFMLALLAVIVFSDSSSGRAEEERSRFFRPVSLALIWLAMFFLGVILVYYYNINAWRADYYYMKVKKAEAKKDCRQILDNMEKTVFLNPISTFYKERYIYHNLNCFEAVESEESRRDLYDNVMSMANSVGPREYGFYTWTHIAHAKSLFGYYIDPVYYGAAEEDYKRLIKTNPFVTTAYEDLGRMKLWQEDYEAAMANFSKAVGALPSLDSPYLNSEHRRELESEQARLFEMMGMAFAYKEDWDMAIDYYWQGLKLNPFYLRLYKKVADAYYSQGDIDRAIWYNKRGYMLNTEDYSWPLALSLLYKERGDMVEASKYIDEAASLNADSEFIMELKKEIEP